A window from Panulirus ornatus isolate Po-2019 chromosome 29, ASM3632096v1, whole genome shotgun sequence encodes these proteins:
- the LOC139758137 gene encoding lachesin-like — protein MLFPTLVTLLIPILGSEMVVQSVGDSAPRQDGVEAGAEDDGVSEVLGHLDGLQFDLDQPYFDYEESANVTALLGKTAVLNCRVKSIGNKTVSWVRHRDIHLLTVGRFTYTSDQRFSARHTEGSEDWLLMIHYLQERDAGAYECQISTTPPRSHLIHLSVVEAETVIVGGPDVYINTGSRLALSCSVMYSPEPPAFIFWYHDDQLVSYDRTRGGVVVSTEKGVVTTSRLLVQYAETRHSGLYTCAPANSRPKSVNVHVIAGDQPAAIVHENNGGVRLGVGLLPSISLALTVLTILLTNLLIANPVFV, from the exons ATGCTATTCCCGACGCTGGTGACGCTCCTGATCCCCATCCTGGGCTCTG AGATGGtggtgcagtctgtaggggactCTGCCCCGCGTCAGGACGGGGTGGAGGCGGGAGCCGAAGACGACGGCGTCTCCGAAGTCCTCGGCCACTTGGATGGCCTTCAGTTCGACCTCGACCAGCCCTACTTCGACTACGAGGAGTCGGCCAACGTGACGGCCCTCCTGGGGAAGACAGCCGTCCTCAACTGTCGTGTGAAGAGCATTGGCAACAAAACA GTGTCGTGGGTTCGTCACCGGGACATCCACCTCCTAACGGTGGGTCGCTTCACCTACACTTCGGACCAGAGGTTCTCAGCCCGCCACACGGAGGGCTCCGAGGACTGGCTCCTCATGATCCACTACCTGCAGGAGAGGGACGCTGGCGCCTACGAGTGCCAGATCTCCACCACGCCCCCACGAAGCCACCTCATCCATCtgtctgttgttg aAGCTGAGACGGTCATCGTCGGGGGACCAGATGTCTACATCAACACGGGCAGCCGTCTGGCCCTCAGCTGCAGCGTCATGTACAGCCCAGAGCCGCCTGCCTTCATCTTCTGGTACCACGACGACCAG CTGGTGAGCTACGACCGGACGCgcggtggggtggtggtgtccacGGAGAAGGGCGTGGTGACTACTTCCAGACTCCTGGTGCAGTACGCGGAGACCCGCCACTCAGGGCTCTACACCTGCGCCCCGGCCAACTCCAGGCCCAAGAGTGTCAACGTCCACGTCATCGCCG gaGACCAGCCGGCGGCCATCGTGCACGAGAACAACGGAGGTGTGAGGCTTGGGGTAGGGCTGCTCCCCAGCATCTCCCTGGCCCTCACAgtcctcaccatcctcctcacaaaCCTACTCATAGCCAACCCCGTCTTTGTGTAG